A genomic region of Micromonospora sp. NBRC 110009 contains the following coding sequences:
- a CDS encoding NAD-dependent epimerase/dehydratase family protein, whose amino-acid sequence MRVLLAGASGAVGTPLTRQLIAAGHEVVGISRSQTNAERLRTAGAEAVVADVLDREQLLAAVRGVRADTVVHELTALGTTKMREALQGTNSLRTTGTANLLAAARAVGAHRFVTQSIVLGYGYRDHGPHVISEDDPFAEPVSGTLGDAVAAIRSTEEQVFAADEMEGIALRYGFFYGQDSMTRMLVNLVRKRRLPVPSSGGFANFIYLEDAAAATMAAMEKGRAGQAYNIVDDEPVRWGDYLDTLAAEFGARRPWRVPSWMLRPIPYAHAMMTTSMRVSNAKAKRELGWAPAVPTYREGIPLVARASR is encoded by the coding sequence ATGAGAGTTCTGCTCGCGGGCGCCTCGGGCGCCGTCGGTACGCCCCTCACCCGCCAACTCATCGCCGCCGGCCACGAGGTGGTCGGCATCAGCCGCAGCCAGACCAACGCCGAGCGGCTGCGCACCGCCGGCGCCGAGGCCGTGGTGGCCGACGTGCTGGACCGCGAGCAGCTGCTCGCCGCCGTACGGGGCGTGCGGGCCGACACGGTCGTGCACGAGTTGACCGCGCTGGGCACCACGAAGATGCGGGAGGCGCTGCAGGGCACGAACAGCCTGCGTACCACCGGAACCGCCAACCTTCTCGCGGCGGCCCGGGCGGTCGGCGCCCACCGTTTCGTCACCCAGTCGATCGTGCTCGGGTACGGCTACCGCGACCACGGCCCGCACGTGATCAGCGAGGACGACCCGTTCGCCGAGCCCGTGAGCGGCACGCTCGGTGACGCCGTCGCGGCCATCCGCTCCACAGAGGAGCAGGTGTTCGCGGCCGACGAGATGGAGGGCATCGCGCTGCGCTACGGATTCTTCTACGGCCAGGACAGCATGACCCGCATGCTCGTCAACCTGGTGCGCAAGCGCCGGTTGCCGGTGCCCTCGTCCGGCGGTTTCGCCAATTTCATCTACCTCGAGGACGCCGCCGCTGCCACCATGGCCGCCATGGAGAAGGGGCGCGCCGGACAGGCGTACAACATTGTCGACGACGAGCCGGTGCGCTGGGGGGACTACCTGGACACGCTCGCGGCCGAGTTCGGGGCGCGCCGGCCGTGGCGGGTCCCGAGCTGGATGCTGCGGCCCATCCCGTACGCCCACGCGATGATGACCACCTCGATGCGGGTCTCCAACGCCAAGGCCAAGCGCGAGCTGGGCTGGGCGCCGGCGGTGCCGACCTACCGCGAGGGCATCCCGCTGGTCGCGAGAGCGAGCCGCTGA
- a CDS encoding maleylpyruvate isomerase family mycothiol-dependent enzyme gives MAPTTADSTERGELPGEILAVAGRLADLIGGLPRADVPIPGADWTVAEAAAHLAMANELMATIAAGRPATHGDGTKAGLAAANAQALSEDAEREPAVLAQRIAGQAAAFLEAARVRPAAEIVDTPMGPMPLGVFGCYLLAHMLSHGTAIAAALRQPPIVRPRHVELILPFIHATMPRLVDQAAVRGLSACYELRLRGVSRFWVRFTDGAAAVSDTAPGRVDCTISVDPVSFFLLSAGLSGQWPLIARGKLRAWGRRPWLAFRFLNFFAIP, from the coding sequence ATGGCCCCCACGACGGCTGACTCCACCGAGCGCGGCGAACTGCCCGGCGAAATCCTTGCCGTGGCGGGGCGGCTGGCCGACCTGATCGGCGGGCTGCCCCGCGCCGACGTCCCCATCCCCGGTGCGGACTGGACCGTCGCCGAAGCGGCGGCCCACCTGGCGATGGCCAACGAGCTCATGGCGACGATCGCCGCCGGCCGACCGGCGACGCACGGCGACGGGACGAAGGCCGGGCTGGCCGCCGCGAACGCCCAGGCGCTGAGCGAGGACGCCGAGCGCGAACCGGCCGTACTCGCGCAGCGGATCGCCGGACAGGCCGCCGCGTTCCTCGAGGCGGCCCGGGTCCGGCCCGCCGCCGAGATCGTCGACACGCCCATGGGCCCGATGCCGCTGGGCGTGTTCGGCTGCTACCTGCTGGCGCACATGTTGAGCCACGGCACCGCGATCGCCGCCGCCCTCCGGCAACCGCCGATCGTGCGGCCGCGGCACGTCGAGTTGATCCTCCCGTTCATCCACGCCACGATGCCCCGCCTCGTCGACCAGGCCGCCGTGCGCGGCCTGAGCGCGTGCTACGAGCTGCGGCTGCGCGGCGTCTCCCGGTTCTGGGTGCGGTTCACCGACGGGGCCGCCGCGGTCAGCGACACCGCGCCGGGACGGGTGGACTGCACCATCTCGGTCGACCCGGTGTCGTTCTTCCTGCTCAGCGCCGGCCTGAGCGGCCAGTGGCCGTTGATCGCGCGCGGAAAGCTGCGGGCGTGGGGCCGCAGGCCGTGGCTGGCCTTCCGATTCCTGAACTTCTTCGCCATCCCCTGA
- a CDS encoding PadR family transcriptional regulator, whose protein sequence is MSIRHALLALLTEGSKYGLQLRQEFEARTGEVWPLNVGQVYTTLQRLEREELVESDEAGRDGAQRRFRITTGGERELDRWLRTPPDVTHPPRDELVIKVQVAVRMPGIDVREILQVHRRRLVEEMQRYTHLKADADPDDIALGLVVDAELFRLESVVRWLDAADARLRRLPATPPAAEADAAPDDLAGTDAAPAREGARR, encoded by the coding sequence ATGAGCATTCGACATGCGTTGCTGGCACTGCTGACCGAGGGATCGAAGTACGGCCTGCAACTGCGGCAGGAGTTCGAGGCCCGCACGGGCGAGGTCTGGCCGCTCAACGTCGGCCAGGTCTACACGACGCTGCAGCGCCTCGAACGCGAAGAGCTCGTCGAGTCGGACGAGGCCGGCCGCGACGGCGCGCAGCGCCGGTTCCGGATCACGACCGGCGGCGAGCGGGAACTGGACCGGTGGTTGCGGACGCCGCCCGACGTCACGCATCCACCGCGCGACGAACTCGTCATCAAAGTGCAGGTGGCGGTGCGGATGCCGGGTATCGACGTACGGGAGATCCTCCAGGTCCACCGCCGGCGTCTGGTCGAGGAGATGCAGCGCTACACCCACCTCAAGGCCGACGCGGACCCCGACGACATCGCCCTCGGCCTGGTCGTCGACGCGGAGCTGTTCCGGCTCGAGTCGGTGGTGCGCTGGCTCGACGCGGCCGACGCCCGGCTGCGCCGCCTACCGGCCACTCCCCCGGCCGCCGAGGCCGACGCCGCACCGGACGACCTGGCCGGCACCGATGCCGCGCCGGCCCGCGAGGGGGCCCGCCGATGA
- a CDS encoding ABC transporter ATP-binding protein has protein sequence MSAVLSMRQVSKVYGTGNAAVHALRQVDLTVDPGELVAIMGPSGSGKSTLLTIAGSLEEPTDGEVLVCGSDVSAMSADARARMRRRSIGFVFQDLNLLAGLSAVENVALPLELDGVGARAARAEGLRVLEELGLAERAAHFPDDLSGGERQRVAIARAVVGERRLLLADEPTGALDSVNGEAVMRMLRAACKRGIAGVMVTHDAQLASWADRVVFLRDGRVVDQTAPSIGPDTLLAGDVTS, from the coding sequence ATGAGCGCCGTGCTGAGCATGCGCCAGGTGTCCAAGGTGTACGGCACCGGCAACGCCGCCGTGCACGCGCTGCGGCAGGTCGACCTCACCGTGGACCCGGGCGAGTTGGTGGCCATCATGGGCCCGAGCGGCTCCGGCAAGAGCACCCTGCTGACGATCGCCGGCAGCCTTGAGGAGCCCACCGACGGCGAGGTGCTGGTCTGCGGCAGCGACGTGTCGGCCATGTCCGCCGACGCGCGGGCCCGGATGCGGCGCCGCTCCATCGGCTTCGTGTTCCAGGACCTGAACCTGCTGGCCGGGCTGTCGGCCGTCGAGAATGTGGCGCTGCCGCTAGAACTCGACGGCGTCGGCGCGCGGGCCGCCCGCGCGGAGGGCCTGCGCGTACTGGAGGAGTTGGGGCTGGCCGAGCGGGCCGCCCACTTCCCCGACGACCTGTCCGGCGGCGAACGCCAGCGGGTCGCGATCGCCCGGGCGGTGGTCGGCGAGCGGCGGCTGCTGCTCGCCGACGAGCCCACCGGCGCGCTGGACTCGGTCAACGGCGAGGCGGTCATGCGGATGCTGCGCGCGGCCTGCAAGCGCGGGATCGCCGGGGTCATGGTGACCCACGACGCGCAGCTCGCCTCCTGGGCCGACCGGGTGGTGTTCCTCCGGGACGGCCGGGTCGTCGACCAGACCGCGCCATCGATCGGCCCGGACACCCTGCTGGCCGGGGATGTGACGTCGTGA
- a CDS encoding FtsX-like permease family protein, whose amino-acid sequence MTSTMVRPAPHRAPGGGLPARRAVIRWAVRLFRREWRQQVLTLALLTVAVIGATFAVSATYNMASSSDATFGRADHLLRLDAADPAVLDSRLAAARSWFGTIDAIGHRYVEVPGLFDPVDVRAQHPDGGYGAPMLAVRQGRYPAGAGEVAVTDAVARTLRTGLGRRVSLDGHDRLVVGVVENPKDLTDEFALVDPAHADPPQTVTVLVAGDRDSLERFRATIDGPLVRESRPGTTRTMIAAVTLALATVGLLLVSLVAAAGFIVVAQRRLRQLGMLAAMGATRRHLRLVMLANGTVVGAIAAVLGTAVGVAAWLLVAGRVETAAGHRIDRFDLPWLTLGAGMVLAVATATAAAWWPARAITRTPIMSALSARPPRPRPARRTAVAAVVLLAAGVTCLVLSGGKNPVLISTGTVATAVGVLFVGPTAIRLLAAARGGMPVAVRLALTDLVRYQARAGAALAAISLALGISVAVVAGSAAADYQAKRSAGLGNLAEGQLLVRIGRPSPVIPVRTPEQLASLQAQTDAIARSLGTLTVTPLDRAVVAADTEPGQPGGQPGHPAVEIGTPVADGQQMSSYPLYVATPELLRRYRLDAAAIAADTEVLTVRTGALELVNIPERRVYPKTQALPDTGHSSMPNSLVTASMMAHHGWEPARVGWLVEADHPLTQRELTAVQNLAASAGLTVESRHERASLTSLRTGAVAAGALLALGILAMTVGLIRGEAAGDLRTLTATGAPRRVRRTLTATTAGALALLGAILGVVGAYLGLVSVLHRDLDALTDLPVAHLAATTVGLPVLAAAAGWLLAGREPQSLGRRRLD is encoded by the coding sequence GTGACGTCGACGATGGTCCGGCCGGCGCCGCACCGCGCCCCGGGTGGCGGCCTGCCGGCCCGTCGGGCCGTGATCCGGTGGGCGGTACGGCTGTTCCGCCGCGAGTGGCGCCAGCAGGTGCTGACCCTCGCGCTGCTCACGGTCGCCGTCATCGGGGCCACCTTCGCAGTCTCGGCGACCTACAACATGGCGTCGTCCAGCGACGCGACGTTCGGGCGCGCCGACCACCTCCTGCGGCTCGACGCCGCCGACCCGGCCGTGCTCGACTCCCGGCTCGCCGCCGCCCGAAGCTGGTTCGGCACGATCGACGCGATCGGTCACCGCTACGTGGAGGTGCCCGGCCTGTTCGACCCGGTCGACGTTCGGGCGCAGCATCCCGACGGCGGGTACGGCGCACCGATGCTGGCGGTGCGGCAGGGGCGGTACCCGGCCGGGGCCGGCGAGGTGGCGGTCACCGACGCGGTGGCGCGCACGTTGCGGACCGGGCTCGGCCGGCGGGTCAGCCTCGACGGGCACGACCGGCTGGTCGTCGGGGTGGTGGAGAACCCCAAGGACCTGACCGATGAGTTCGCCCTCGTGGACCCGGCGCACGCCGACCCGCCGCAGACCGTCACCGTCCTTGTCGCCGGGGACCGGGACTCCCTGGAGAGGTTCCGCGCGACGATCGACGGTCCTCTCGTGCGCGAGTCGCGGCCCGGCACGACCCGTACGATGATCGCCGCCGTCACCCTGGCGCTGGCCACCGTCGGTCTGCTGCTGGTGTCGCTGGTCGCCGCGGCCGGGTTCATCGTGGTGGCGCAACGCCGGCTGCGCCAACTCGGCATGCTCGCCGCGATGGGCGCCACCCGACGGCACCTGCGGCTGGTGATGCTGGCCAACGGCACCGTCGTCGGCGCGATCGCGGCGGTGCTCGGCACGGCCGTCGGCGTCGCCGCCTGGCTGCTCGTCGCCGGGCGGGTGGAGACGGCCGCCGGGCACCGCATCGACCGGTTCGACCTGCCCTGGCTGACGCTCGGCGCGGGAATGGTGCTGGCCGTGGCGACCGCCACCGCCGCCGCGTGGTGGCCGGCGCGGGCCATCACGCGTACCCCGATCATGAGCGCGCTGTCGGCGCGGCCGCCGCGGCCCCGGCCGGCCCGGCGCACCGCGGTGGCCGCCGTGGTCCTGCTCGCCGCCGGCGTCACCTGCCTCGTCCTGTCCGGCGGGAAGAACCCGGTGCTGATCTCCACGGGCACCGTCGCCACGGCCGTCGGGGTGCTCTTCGTCGGACCGACGGCGATCCGGTTGCTGGCCGCGGCGCGCGGCGGGATGCCGGTGGCCGTCCGGCTGGCGTTGACCGACCTGGTCCGCTATCAGGCCCGGGCCGGCGCGGCGCTCGCCGCGATCAGTCTGGCCCTGGGGATCTCGGTGGCGGTCGTCGCCGGTTCCGCCGCCGCCGATTACCAGGCCAAGCGCTCGGCCGGGCTAGGCAATCTGGCCGAGGGCCAGCTCCTGGTCCGCATCGGCCGACCCAGCCCGGTGATCCCGGTACGGACCCCGGAGCAGCTGGCCAGCCTGCAGGCCCAGACCGACGCGATCGCCCGCAGCCTCGGCACGTTGACCGTGACCCCGCTCGACCGGGCGGTGGTCGCGGCGGATACCGAGCCGGGCCAGCCCGGAGGCCAGCCCGGCCATCCGGCCGTCGAGATCGGCACGCCGGTTGCCGACGGCCAGCAGATGTCGTCGTACCCCCTCTACGTGGCCACTCCGGAGCTGCTGCGGCGCTACCGGCTCGACGCCGCCGCGATCGCGGCCGACACCGAGGTGCTCACTGTCCGCACCGGTGCGCTCGAACTGGTGAACATCCCCGAACGCCGCGTCTACCCGAAGACCCAGGCCCTCCCGGACACCGGGCACTCCTCGATGCCGAATTCGCTGGTCACCGCGAGCATGATGGCCCACCACGGCTGGGAGCCCGCGCGGGTCGGCTGGCTCGTCGAGGCGGATCACCCGCTCACCCAGCGGGAGCTGACCGCCGTACAGAACCTCGCGGCGAGCGCCGGCCTGACCGTCGAGTCCCGCCACGAGCGGGCCTCGCTCACATCGCTGCGGACCGGGGCCGTCGCCGCCGGCGCGCTGCTCGCCCTCGGCATCCTGGCCATGACCGTCGGCCTCATCCGCGGCGAGGCGGCCGGCGACCTGCGCACGCTGACCGCGACGGGCGCCCCCAGGCGGGTACGGCGCACGCTCACCGCCACGACCGCCGGAGCGCTCGCGCTGCTCGGCGCCATCCTCGGCGTCGTTGGCGCGTACCTCGGGTTGGTCAGCGTCCTGCACCGCGACCTCGACGCGCTCACCGACCTACCGGTCGCGCACCTGGCCGCGACGACTGTCGGGCTACCGGTGCTCGCCGCAGCCGCCGGTTGGCTGCTCGCCGGGCGGGAACCGCAGTCGTTGGGCCGCCGTCGGCTGGACTAG
- a CDS encoding C40 family peptidase, translating to MQQQIETAFEKLEPVIEQYNKVRTELTANERRSAELSRQIEPLGKSVETSRTRVQEIVSGYYKQARSLSTMNALLSRSSPPTALGDQLALVNQVADSEQRQITQLSTQQAGYDADKEKVDALIAIQQRQQAQLAARKKTIDAEIKRLDALRKQIAAADAAKAAAEAAAARAAAAAQSAATSSSTSPITGTSPLFIGGKCPAVPITGSGGVAAKTACKQIGKPYVWAANGPDSFDCSGLTQYAWAAAGVQLAHYTGDQWTSGVAVSKANLRTGDLVFFYSDHHHMGIYVGSGLIVHAPHTGDVVRMAQLANMPYSGARRPG from the coding sequence GTGCAGCAGCAGATCGAAACGGCGTTCGAAAAGCTCGAACCGGTCATCGAGCAGTACAACAAGGTCCGGACGGAACTGACCGCGAACGAGCGGAGATCGGCCGAACTCAGCCGACAGATCGAGCCACTGGGCAAGTCGGTGGAGACCAGCCGGACCCGGGTCCAGGAGATTGTGTCGGGGTACTACAAGCAGGCGCGGTCACTTTCCACAATGAACGCCCTGCTGTCTCGCAGTTCGCCGCCGACCGCGTTGGGAGATCAGCTCGCGCTCGTGAATCAGGTGGCAGATTCGGAGCAACGACAGATCACCCAGTTGTCCACCCAGCAGGCGGGCTACGACGCCGACAAGGAGAAGGTCGACGCGCTGATCGCGATCCAGCAGCGCCAGCAGGCCCAACTGGCGGCCCGCAAGAAGACCATCGACGCCGAGATCAAGCGGCTGGACGCGCTCCGCAAGCAGATCGCCGCAGCGGACGCGGCCAAGGCGGCCGCGGAGGCCGCGGCGGCCAGAGCCGCAGCCGCCGCGCAGTCGGCCGCCACGTCGAGCAGCACCTCCCCCATAACGGGGACCAGTCCGCTGTTCATCGGCGGGAAGTGTCCCGCCGTCCCCATCACCGGCAGCGGCGGCGTCGCGGCGAAGACGGCGTGCAAGCAGATCGGCAAACCGTACGTGTGGGCGGCCAACGGCCCGGACTCGTTCGACTGCTCCGGCCTGACCCAGTACGCGTGGGCCGCCGCCGGGGTGCAGCTGGCGCATTACACCGGTGACCAGTGGACCTCGGGCGTGGCGGTGAGCAAAGCCAACCTTCGTACGGGTGACCTCGTCTTCTTCTACTCCGACCACCATCACATGGGCATCTACGTCGGCAGCGGCCTGATCGTCCACGCCCCGCACACCGGCGACGTGGTCCGCATGGCCCAGCTGGCCAACATGCCGTACAGCGGTGCTCGCCGCCCCGGCTGA
- a CDS encoding oxidoreductase, which translates to MTSTPRLGGTFSLGDFPVARMGYGAMQLAGPHVFGPPADRPAAVAVLREAVDLGINHIDTADFYGPYVTNEIIKEALHPYPDDLHIVTKVGALRDAEGNWPQALAPEQLRQAVHDNLNRLGLDVLDVVNLRVGGFDRPTPGSIAEPFTVLAELQQQGLIKHLGLSTVNAEQVAEAQSIAPVVCVQNFYNIANRDDDDLIDSLATLGIAYVPYFPLGGFSPLQSEELNAVAARFAATPLAVALAWLLHRSPNILLIPGTSSVAHLRENVAAAALALPDDALTELNNID; encoded by the coding sequence ATGACTTCGACCCCACGTCTCGGCGGAACTTTCAGCCTGGGGGATTTCCCGGTCGCCCGGATGGGCTACGGCGCGATGCAGCTGGCCGGCCCGCACGTCTTCGGTCCACCGGCCGACCGCCCCGCTGCCGTCGCCGTGCTGCGCGAGGCCGTCGACCTGGGGATCAACCACATCGACACGGCCGACTTCTACGGCCCGTACGTCACCAACGAGATCATCAAGGAGGCGCTGCACCCCTATCCCGACGATCTTCACATCGTGACCAAGGTCGGGGCGCTGCGGGACGCCGAGGGCAACTGGCCGCAGGCCCTCGCTCCGGAGCAGCTACGCCAGGCCGTGCACGACAACCTGAATCGGCTCGGACTCGACGTGCTCGACGTGGTCAACCTGCGCGTCGGCGGGTTCGACCGCCCCACCCCCGGCTCCATCGCCGAGCCGTTCACGGTCCTCGCGGAGCTGCAGCAGCAGGGGCTGATCAAGCATCTCGGGCTCAGCACCGTCAACGCCGAGCAGGTTGCCGAGGCGCAGTCGATCGCGCCGGTCGTGTGCGTGCAGAACTTCTACAACATCGCCAACCGGGACGACGACGACCTCATCGACTCCCTCGCCACCCTGGGCATCGCCTACGTGCCCTACTTCCCGCTCGGCGGCTTCTCCCCGCTGCAGTCCGAGGAGCTGAACGCGGTCGCCGCCCGCTTCGCCGCCACCCCGCTGGCGGTCGCGCTGGCGTGGCTGCTGCATCGCTCCCCGAACATCCTGCTCATCCCCGGCACCTCGTCCGTCGCGCACCTGCGCGAGAACGTCGCCGCCGCCGCGCTGGCCCTTCCCGACGACGCGCTGACCGAACTGAACAACATCGACTGA
- a CDS encoding choice-of-anchor J domain-containing protein, whose protein sequence is MARSRIAAAAAIALVLPFLGVLPASAAAAAPTQPAANKDRPSDVRELTRKDFTLDGKQVKTPARYQPRAQARARAAAAATPPVGTVRQWLGLDDFQGRYYRKNYTLRAVGNNIEVWVANDIAFPAGDCRTQIPSTTQVTDAQVADLVHEFDTNMYPKETAAFSRPPDRDGSNALLGPDASGNGGVYTGGGNKTVTLVDNVRDDNFYQFPAAPTYIAGFFSAQLNELFDRNVMTIDAFDWLHRTGANPPNDPTTDLCTSRPGRPHLYEGTFAHEWQHLAHYYTDPFETSWVNEGLSDFAQTLVGYVDPRLTVFDRGGDSHLYCYQGFGTVQTPFNTNPRDCGGPENSLTLWGESPNPNAVLADYGNAYSFMQFIYDRYGQDIISRLHNDGERQGLASLEAALKAEGARNMYQVIHDYQTMTLVDKIVGDSRHGIMLGVPKSRVTTPSLRSTVNLANPAANATPGAAPNGADYVPLQKANGQLLRGRDLRSLSFQGAKTLPPLPLAWTVVSNDPDRAGNPVLWSGNASNTDAAAVTSVTVPAANPTLRFLAKYGAEQGFDYGYVTVSTDGGATYTAIPGDKTVDGPLGPAVNGTTNGFEAHSYDLSAYAGKTILLGFRYVSDGGVNEGGWLIDDITVGGTTVSDGSSLAPFDSPTEIKPTAVHNWNVRLIGIDERHKMALQVQFDGKSSLSLSRGQLALLSPFEKVVAVVAYDEPTEQVNQYAPYTLKVNGALQPGGAS, encoded by the coding sequence ATGGCACGCAGCCGCATCGCCGCAGCAGCAGCCATCGCACTCGTCCTACCGTTCCTGGGCGTCCTACCCGCGTCAGCCGCGGCGGCCGCCCCCACCCAGCCGGCCGCGAACAAGGATCGGCCCAGCGACGTCCGCGAGCTCACGCGCAAGGACTTCACGCTGGACGGCAAGCAGGTCAAGACGCCGGCCCGATACCAGCCGCGCGCGCAGGCGCGGGCGAGGGCCGCGGCGGCGGCGACTCCGCCGGTCGGCACCGTCCGGCAGTGGCTCGGGCTGGACGACTTCCAGGGCCGGTACTACCGCAAGAACTACACGCTTCGGGCCGTCGGCAACAACATCGAGGTGTGGGTCGCCAACGACATCGCCTTCCCGGCCGGTGACTGCCGCACCCAGATCCCCTCCACGACCCAGGTGACCGACGCGCAGGTGGCGGACCTCGTCCACGAGTTCGACACCAACATGTACCCGAAGGAGACGGCGGCGTTCAGCCGGCCGCCGGACCGCGACGGCAGCAACGCCCTGCTCGGGCCGGACGCCAGCGGCAACGGCGGCGTCTACACCGGCGGCGGCAACAAGACCGTCACGCTGGTCGACAACGTCCGGGACGACAACTTCTACCAGTTCCCGGCCGCGCCGACCTACATTGCGGGCTTCTTCTCGGCCCAGCTCAACGAGCTGTTCGACCGCAACGTGATGACCATCGACGCGTTCGACTGGCTGCACCGCACTGGGGCCAACCCGCCGAACGACCCGACCACCGACCTGTGCACCAGCCGCCCGGGCCGCCCACACCTGTACGAGGGGACCTTCGCGCACGAGTGGCAGCACCTGGCGCACTACTACACCGACCCGTTCGAGACGAGCTGGGTCAACGAGGGCCTGTCCGACTTCGCGCAGACGCTGGTCGGCTACGTCGACCCCAGGTTGACGGTCTTCGACCGGGGCGGCGACAGCCACCTCTACTGCTACCAGGGCTTCGGCACGGTCCAGACGCCGTTCAACACCAACCCGCGGGACTGCGGCGGCCCGGAAAACTCCCTGACGCTGTGGGGCGAGAGCCCCAACCCGAACGCGGTGCTCGCCGACTACGGCAACGCGTACTCGTTCATGCAGTTCATCTACGACCGGTACGGGCAGGACATCATCTCCCGCCTGCACAACGACGGTGAGCGGCAGGGCCTGGCCAGCCTGGAGGCGGCGCTGAAGGCCGAGGGCGCCAGGAACATGTACCAGGTCATCCACGACTACCAGACGATGACGCTGGTCGACAAGATCGTCGGGGACTCCCGCCACGGCATCATGCTCGGCGTACCGAAGAGCCGGGTGACCACGCCCAGCCTGCGCTCCACGGTCAACCTGGCCAACCCGGCCGCCAACGCCACCCCGGGCGCGGCGCCGAACGGGGCCGACTACGTGCCGCTGCAGAAGGCCAACGGGCAGCTCCTGCGCGGCCGTGACCTGCGGTCGCTGTCGTTCCAGGGCGCCAAGACCCTGCCGCCGCTGCCGCTGGCGTGGACCGTCGTGTCCAACGACCCGGACCGCGCCGGCAACCCGGTGCTGTGGTCCGGCAACGCCAGCAACACCGACGCGGCGGCCGTCACCTCGGTCACCGTGCCGGCGGCCAACCCGACGCTGCGCTTCCTCGCCAAGTACGGCGCGGAGCAGGGCTTCGACTACGGCTACGTCACCGTCTCCACCGACGGCGGCGCGACCTACACGGCCATCCCGGGTGACAAGACCGTCGATGGGCCGCTCGGCCCGGCGGTCAACGGGACGACCAACGGGTTCGAGGCGCACTCGTACGACCTGTCCGCGTACGCCGGCAAGACCATCCTGCTCGGCTTCCGCTACGTCAGCGACGGCGGCGTCAACGAGGGCGGCTGGCTGATCGACGACATCACCGTGGGCGGCACGACGGTCAGCGACGGCAGCAGCCTCGCCCCGTTCGACTCGCCCACCGAGATCAAGCCGACCGCCGTGCACAACTGGAACGTGCGGCTGATCGGCATCGACGAGCGGCACAAGATGGCGCTGCAGGTCCAGTTCGACGGCAAGTCGAGCCTGTCGCTCAGCCGCGGGCAGCTGGCCCTGCTCAGCCCGTTCGAGAAGGTGGTCGCGGTGGTCGCGTACGACGAGCCGACCGAGCAGGTCAACCAGTACGCGCCGTACACCTTGAAGGTCAACGGAGCCCTCCAGCCGGGCGGGGCCTCCTGA
- a CDS encoding DUF5937 family protein has product MAISIDITSVAQERFLFAPSPLAELTSMLHALSEPGHHPALHGWIAATSVSLKPELSERMIEADFLWRSSRADFFVPSRPQATLAEELDEVDRLDDETYVFAALITTSCGSTPLYRRFSREKALELALARGPRQAEFAERLLADPPRVRTWVRRLLEDCEQAFFAESWARVQNQLVADSRRKADLLAQHGLSAMLTAVSPSVSLQNNRIVVDKLQDNATTAHGSGVTFIPTAFGHPHLLVVHAPGWRPVIQYPVAEPGLPRPISLHVVQRRIDALAHPVRRRLARTIARGPHTTGELADAWQLTAPEVSRHLAVLKQAGLVTVSRRGRYVLYQLDLMVCARLGADFVEAILR; this is encoded by the coding sequence GTGGCCATCTCGATCGACATCACCAGCGTGGCGCAGGAGCGGTTCCTGTTCGCGCCCTCGCCGCTGGCCGAGCTGACCTCGATGCTGCATGCGCTGTCCGAGCCTGGCCATCACCCGGCATTGCACGGCTGGATCGCGGCCACCTCCGTTTCACTCAAACCGGAACTCAGTGAGCGCATGATCGAGGCCGACTTCCTCTGGCGGTCCTCACGTGCCGACTTCTTCGTGCCCAGTCGGCCGCAGGCCACGCTGGCGGAGGAGTTGGACGAGGTCGATCGGCTCGACGACGAGACGTACGTGTTCGCAGCGTTGATAACCACCAGTTGCGGCTCGACGCCGCTGTACCGCCGCTTCTCGCGCGAGAAGGCGCTCGAGCTGGCGTTGGCCCGCGGCCCTCGGCAGGCCGAGTTCGCCGAGCGGCTGCTGGCCGACCCACCACGTGTGCGGACCTGGGTACGGCGCCTGCTCGAAGACTGCGAACAGGCGTTCTTCGCCGAATCATGGGCACGAGTGCAGAACCAGCTCGTCGCGGACTCCCGGCGGAAAGCGGATCTACTGGCGCAGCACGGTCTGTCGGCCATGCTCACCGCCGTGTCACCGTCGGTCTCGCTGCAGAACAACCGGATCGTGGTCGACAAACTGCAGGACAACGCGACCACCGCGCACGGCAGCGGGGTCACCTTCATTCCCACTGCCTTCGGACACCCCCACCTGCTGGTGGTGCACGCCCCGGGCTGGCGGCCCGTGATTCAATACCCGGTCGCCGAACCCGGCCTGCCACGCCCGATCTCGCTGCACGTCGTGCAGCGGCGCATCGACGCCCTCGCGCACCCAGTGCGGCGCAGGCTCGCCCGCACCATCGCCCGCGGACCGCACACCACCGGCGAGCTCGCCGACGCATGGCAGCTGACCGCGCCCGAGGTCTCCCGGCACCTGGCGGTGCTCAAACAGGCCGGTCTGGTGACAGTCAGCCGACGCGGGCGATATGTCCTCTACCAACTTGACCTCATGGTCTGCGCCCGTCTCGGCGCAGACTTCGTCGAGGCGATCCTGCGTTAA